Proteins from a single region of Candidatus Zixiibacteriota bacterium:
- a CDS encoding xanthine dehydrogenase family protein molybdopterin-binding subunit — MAKFVGTRARSKEGPRHVTGRGLYTDDFRLPGMLHATILRSPHAHARIVSVDAAAALAAPNVVAVVTPDDVRKDSNPFKPGRYAAGLKRPIPEYASAVDKVRYVGEPVAAVAARDRGTAEDALELIAVEYDPLRPVVDVREALKPSSAVLFDELGTNLAWHGSLQYGDIDEAFRSADRVVRETLKIHRYSSTPLEPFVVIASHDAATRRLTVWVTAQVPEVIYDGLREALGIQDVRVIIPDVGGGFGQKIHLIRKYVVLVSMLAIKTGRPVKWVEDRSEHMMAGGHACAQEFEVEAAVKNDGTVLGLRFKEYDDVGGSVGTLTIHFTNKLNNLSNTYRVRNIAMEGFSVVTNKCPVIPNRGIGKPGMCFIWERTMDRIARELGLSPIEVRRRNLIRPEEMPYATPSGNLYDSGDYPGLLDTLLQRLDYEKLREEQKRAREQGRLLGIGVVIGVEPGGRNAARDMAIFPEMKEGPGSGGINGATIRLEKNGTIALHLGSPNCGQAHETTTAQVAAEVLGTSPDCISTTIPFDSDLSPWGVAAANSGNNFHLYDIGAVHGAARRLREKILKLAAHVLAVDAAELTIEDGIVHAPGAPAKRITFAELGRIAYNNQHLIPEDMEPGLQATYYYAFEHAKPNLVPGADRRVRAQFTFSAGAHGAVVEVDKNTGKVEVLRYLIVGDNGTIINPDVVNGQIYGSAAHGIAVALGEGFLYSSDAQPLTVTYLDYGKCSTAETPRIEVVHRPSPSPFTPLGQKAAGEGAAIPSPAAIASAVEDALSPLGAEIHELPLTPEAVWRIANRRPESARRLY; from the coding sequence ATGGCTAAGTTCGTCGGGACCCGCGCGCGGAGCAAAGAGGGGCCGCGCCATGTGACCGGCCGGGGGCTCTACACGGACGATTTCAGGCTCCCCGGCATGCTCCACGCTACGATCCTTCGCAGCCCGCACGCCCACGCCCGCATCGTCTCCGTCGACGCGGCCGCCGCGCTCGCTGCGCCCAACGTGGTCGCGGTCGTCACTCCGGACGACGTTCGCAAGGACTCCAACCCGTTCAAGCCCGGCCGGTACGCCGCTGGCCTCAAGCGTCCGATTCCCGAGTACGCAAGCGCGGTCGACAAGGTCCGTTATGTCGGCGAGCCGGTGGCGGCCGTCGCCGCCCGCGACCGCGGCACGGCGGAAGACGCCCTGGAGCTGATTGCGGTCGAGTACGATCCCCTGCGGCCCGTGGTCGACGTGCGCGAGGCGCTCAAGCCTTCGTCGGCGGTTCTCTTCGACGAGCTCGGGACCAACCTCGCCTGGCACGGATCGCTCCAGTACGGCGACATCGACGAAGCCTTTCGTTCCGCCGACCGGGTGGTCCGCGAAACCCTCAAGATCCACCGCTACAGCTCGACGCCGCTCGAGCCGTTCGTCGTGATAGCGTCCCATGACGCCGCGACCCGGCGGCTCACGGTCTGGGTGACCGCCCAGGTTCCCGAGGTGATCTACGACGGCCTCCGCGAAGCCCTCGGGATCCAGGACGTGCGCGTGATCATTCCCGACGTCGGAGGCGGTTTCGGGCAGAAGATCCACCTGATCCGCAAGTACGTCGTGCTGGTCTCCATGCTCGCGATCAAGACCGGCCGTCCCGTCAAGTGGGTCGAGGACCGCAGCGAGCACATGATGGCCGGAGGCCACGCCTGCGCGCAGGAATTCGAGGTCGAGGCGGCCGTCAAGAACGACGGTACCGTGCTGGGGTTGCGTTTCAAGGAATACGACGACGTCGGCGGCTCGGTCGGCACCCTGACGATCCATTTCACCAACAAGCTCAACAACCTCTCCAACACCTATCGCGTCCGCAACATCGCCATGGAGGGCTTCTCGGTGGTCACCAACAAGTGCCCCGTGATCCCCAACCGCGGCATCGGCAAGCCGGGCATGTGCTTCATCTGGGAGCGCACGATGGACCGGATCGCTCGCGAGCTGGGGCTCAGCCCGATCGAGGTGCGGCGCAGAAACCTGATACGCCCCGAGGAAATGCCGTACGCGACGCCCAGCGGCAATCTCTACGATAGCGGCGACTATCCGGGGCTGCTCGACACGCTCCTGCAACGCCTCGACTACGAAAAGCTGCGCGAAGAGCAGAAGCGCGCCCGCGAGCAGGGCCGCCTCCTCGGCATCGGCGTCGTGATCGGCGTGGAGCCCGGCGGGCGCAACGCCGCCCGGGACATGGCCATCTTTCCCGAGATGAAGGAAGGTCCCGGATCGGGGGGAATCAACGGCGCAACCATCAGGCTCGAGAAAAACGGCACGATCGCGCTCCACCTGGGCTCGCCCAACTGCGGCCAGGCGCACGAGACCACCACCGCCCAGGTGGCCGCCGAGGTGCTGGGCACGAGCCCCGACTGCATCAGCACCACCATCCCCTTCGACAGCGACCTCTCGCCCTGGGGAGTGGCGGCGGCAAACAGCGGCAACAACTTCCATCTCTACGACATCGGCGCCGTTCACGGGGCGGCCAGGCGGTTGCGCGAAAAGATCCTCAAGCTCGCGGCGCACGTCCTGGCGGTCGACGCTGCGGAGCTGACGATCGAGGACGGGATCGTTCATGCGCCCGGCGCGCCGGCGAAGAGAATCACCTTCGCCGAGCTCGGCCGCATCGCTTACAACAACCAGCACCTGATTCCCGAAGACATGGAGCCGGGCCTGCAGGCGACCTACTATTATGCCTTCGAGCACGCAAAGCCGAACCTGGTGCCCGGCGCCGACCGGCGCGTCCGGGCGCAGTTCACCTTCTCCGCGGGAGCGCATGGAGCGGTCGTCGAGGTCGACAAGAACACCGGCAAGGTGGAGGTGCTTCGTTACCTGATCGTCGGCGACAACGGCACGATCATCAACCCCGACGTCGTCAACGGCCAGATTTACGGCTCGGCCGCCCACGGCATCGCCGTTGCGCTCGGCGAGGGTTTTCTCTACAGCTCCGACGCGCAGCCCCTGACTGTGACCTATCTCGACTACGGTAAATGCTCGACGGCCGAGACCCCGCGGATCGAGGTGGTCCACCGGCCCTCGCCTTCGCCTTTTACGCCGCTGGGGCAGAAGGCCGCGGGTGAAGGCGCCGCCATCCCGTCCCCTGCGGCGATCGCCAGCGCCGTCGAGGACGCGCTCAGCCCGTTGGGCGCCGAGATTCACGAGCTGCCGCTCACACCGGAAGCGGTCTGGCGCATCGCCAACCGCCGCCCGGAATCCGCCCGAAGGTTGTACTGA
- a CDS encoding peroxiredoxin, whose product MKKLEGRKAPPFGLEGSDGKKHTLEEYRGRTVVLYFYPKDATPGCTKEACGFRDLDAPFKKQGAVVLGVSRDGIESHRKFAEKYRLPFLLLSDPAVRVMKRYGAWGKKMMYGKTVEGPIRSTVVIGPDGRVLKHWPVVRDAAAHPAQVLQYLGNRD is encoded by the coding sequence ATGAAAAAGCTCGAAGGCAGGAAGGCGCCGCCGTTCGGGCTCGAGGGAAGCGACGGCAAGAAGCACACGCTCGAGGAGTATCGCGGCCGGACCGTGGTCCTCTATTTTTATCCCAAAGACGCAACGCCCGGATGCACCAAGGAGGCTTGCGGCTTTCGCGATCTCGACGCGCCGTTCAAAAAACAGGGCGCGGTCGTGCTCGGCGTAAGCCGGGACGGTATCGAGTCGCACCGCAAGTTCGCTGAGAAATACAGGCTGCCGTTTCTTTTGTTGTCGGATCCCGCCGTTCGGGTGATGAAGCGATACGGCGCCTGGGGAAAAAAGATGATGTACGGCAAGACGGTCGAGGGACCGATCCGGTCCACGGTCGTCATCGGGCCGGACGGCCGCGTGCTGAAGCACTGGCCGGTGGTGCGGGACGCCGCGGCCCATCCGGCCCAGGTGCTGCAATATCTGGGAAACCGGGACTGA
- a CDS encoding RidA family protein produces MTINAEAFERQEREKVEYDWGTLWPKYHKEKMNWATGFRTNGDVDILFLSGSTGRDPFEDAPCRTPDQERAGRGRVVGGIREQTRQALEDIKASLEQMGATLKHIVMFRYFLTRREDVFDMRDEMYRFFEENEPDLRQHPRPATLLRGVGIDLPDMLVEIEAWAVVPRKK; encoded by the coding sequence ATGACGATCAATGCGGAAGCGTTCGAACGCCAGGAGCGCGAGAAGGTGGAATACGACTGGGGTACGCTCTGGCCGAAATACCACAAGGAAAAGATGAATTGGGCGACCGGATTCAGGACGAACGGGGACGTCGACATTCTTTTCCTTTCCGGATCGACGGGAAGAGATCCGTTCGAGGACGCGCCCTGTCGCACTCCGGATCAGGAGCGGGCCGGAAGGGGCAGGGTCGTGGGCGGCATCAGGGAACAGACGCGCCAGGCTCTGGAAGACATCAAGGCCAGTCTCGAGCAGATGGGCGCAACGCTCAAGCACATTGTCATGTTCCGGTACTTTCTTACGCGGCGAGAGGACGTTTTTGATATGCGCGACGAGATGTACAGGTTCTTCGAGGAAAACGAGCCCGATTTGCGGCAGCATCCGAGGCCCGCGACGCTGCTCCGGGGCGTGGGGATCGACCTCCCGGACATGCTCGTGGAGATCGAGGCGTGGGCCGTCGTTCCCAGGAAGAAATAG
- a CDS encoding xanthine dehydrogenase family protein subunit M codes for MIPAAFDYYAPRTLSDAVAFLAAHRDDAKILSGGQSLLPLLKMRLARPAYVVDIGRIPDLDAIREEGDWIVIGGLATHAQIESSELLRRRCPLLPQTAATIADVQVRNRGTIGGSIAHADPAGDFPAAVLALDAEIEAVGPNGTRWIRSGEFFLGLMMSALEPDEIVTAIKVPATGTDRTAYLKAAPRSSGFAVVGVAVRAALDPAGVCSRIAIGITGVTDKPYRAERVERLLAGRKLDARTIADAAAETTRDVDVVEDVNGSAEYRAHLAAVYVARAVEAAMEGAPA; via the coding sequence ATGATTCCCGCTGCTTTCGACTATTATGCTCCCCGCACCCTGAGCGACGCCGTCGCTTTCCTCGCGGCGCACCGCGACGACGCCAAGATTCTTTCCGGCGGCCAGAGCCTCCTGCCGTTGCTCAAGATGAGGCTCGCCAGGCCGGCCTACGTCGTCGACATCGGACGCATTCCCGACCTCGACGCAATCCGCGAAGAGGGGGACTGGATCGTGATCGGCGGCCTGGCGACCCATGCGCAGATCGAGTCGTCCGAGCTGCTGCGCCGCCGCTGCCCGCTCTTGCCGCAGACCGCGGCGACGATCGCCGACGTCCAGGTGAGGAATCGGGGAACCATCGGCGGCAGCATCGCCCACGCGGATCCGGCGGGCGATTTTCCGGCGGCGGTGCTCGCTCTCGACGCGGAGATCGAAGCGGTTGGCCCCAACGGAACGCGCTGGATTCGAAGCGGAGAGTTTTTCCTGGGTCTTATGATGAGCGCGCTCGAGCCGGACGAGATCGTCACGGCGATCAAGGTGCCGGCGACCGGAACCGACAGGACCGCCTACCTCAAGGCGGCGCCCCGGTCGTCCGGATTCGCGGTCGTTGGCGTGGCGGTGCGAGCAGCCCTCGATCCGGCCGGTGTCTGCAGCCGGATCGCCATCGGGATCACGGGAGTGACGGACAAGCCGTACCGGGCCGAGCGGGTGGAACGGCTCCTTGCGGGCAGGAAGCTCGACGCGCGGACGATCGCGGATGCGGCCGCGGAAACCACTCGCGACGTCGACGTCGTCGAGGACGTCAACGGCTCCGCCGAGTACCGCGCGCATCTCGCCGCGGTCTATGTCGCCCGAGCCGTCGAAGCGGCCATGGAGGGGGCGCCGGCCTGA
- a CDS encoding (2Fe-2S)-binding protein — protein sequence MKKTIRVTINGRRYEEDVEPRMLLSHFLREQIGLTGTHVGCVVGECGACTILMDGKAVKSCLHLAVQADGRELTTIEGLARDGELAPIQEAFVRNYALQCGYCTPGMVLASHALLRNNPDPTEEEIRRGLAGNLCMCTGYVQIVEAVKDAARGLKNG from the coding sequence ATGAAAAAAACTATCCGCGTGACCATCAACGGGCGACGATACGAGGAAGACGTCGAGCCCAGAATGCTGCTTTCGCACTTCTTGCGCGAGCAAATCGGTCTCACGGGGACCCATGTCGGCTGCGTCGTGGGCGAGTGCGGCGCCTGCACGATCCTGATGGACGGCAAGGCGGTCAAGTCCTGCCTCCATCTGGCCGTCCAGGCCGACGGCCGCGAGCTGACCACCATCGAAGGTCTGGCGCGCGACGGAGAGCTCGCTCCGATCCAGGAAGCCTTCGTCAGGAACTACGCGCTCCAGTGCGGCTACTGCACGCCGGGTATGGTGCTGGCGAGTCACGCGTTGTTGAGGAACAACCCCGACCCGACCGAGGAAGAGATCCGCCGGGGGCTCGCAGGCAATCTCTGCATGTGCACCGGGTACGTCCAGATCGTCGAGGCGGTCAAGGACGCCGCGAGAGGGCTCAAAAATGGCTAA
- a CDS encoding transglutaminase-like domain-containing protein: protein MERREFLRRGLTLSAGLAAGGIPGLLRWAEGNEGGWRRFEVTTRIEVVDPVGAVRAWVPVPLLQDTGYFKREGDSWSGNFKAARSIQYDRYGTGMVFAEWSPGEKSPVLEVTSRFATRDRHVDLSAKPDRGVREDKAVLDYFRRPSRLIRTDGIVAATARGIVQGARSDKEKARAIYEWIVENTFRDPKIRGCGIGDITTMLQTGYLGGKCADLNALYVGLARAAGLAARDVYGVRCAASSEFKSLGKADDITSAQHCRAEVFLSGYGWVPVDPADVRKVVLEEDQPAQLPLDHEKVKKARAKLFGAWEMNWLPYNYAHDVKLPHSNGPELGFLMYPQTETANGRKDSLDPKNFSYTIKVRQV, encoded by the coding sequence ATGGAACGCAGAGAGTTCCTGAGGCGAGGCTTGACCCTTTCCGCCGGTCTTGCCGCCGGCGGCATTCCTGGTCTTCTGCGGTGGGCCGAAGGGAACGAAGGTGGATGGCGCCGGTTCGAGGTGACGACGCGGATCGAGGTTGTTGACCCGGTCGGCGCTGTGCGCGCGTGGGTTCCGGTGCCCCTGTTGCAGGATACAGGCTATTTCAAGCGTGAAGGCGACAGCTGGAGTGGAAACTTCAAAGCGGCGAGGTCGATTCAATACGACCGCTACGGAACCGGTATGGTCTTCGCCGAGTGGTCACCGGGGGAGAAAAGCCCGGTCCTCGAAGTGACCAGCCGCTTCGCCACACGCGACCGGCACGTGGACCTGAGCGCGAAGCCGGATCGTGGGGTGCGGGAGGACAAGGCCGTCCTCGATTATTTTCGCAGGCCGTCGAGGCTGATCCGCACGGACGGCATCGTGGCGGCGACGGCGAGGGGGATCGTGCAGGGAGCCCGGAGCGACAAGGAAAAGGCCCGGGCGATCTACGAATGGATCGTGGAGAATACTTTCCGCGACCCGAAGATCCGGGGCTGCGGCATCGGGGACATCACCACCATGCTCCAGACCGGATACCTCGGAGGAAAGTGCGCCGACCTGAACGCGCTCTACGTGGGCCTGGCACGCGCCGCCGGCCTCGCGGCGCGCGACGTTTATGGGGTGCGTTGCGCTGCGTCGAGCGAGTTCAAGAGCCTGGGGAAAGCGGACGACATCACGAGTGCGCAGCACTGTCGCGCCGAAGTCTTCCTCAGCGGCTACGGTTGGGTTCCGGTCGATCCCGCTGATGTGCGCAAGGTCGTCCTCGAGGAAGATCAGCCGGCGCAGCTGCCGCTGGATCACGAGAAGGTGAAGAAGGCGCGTGCGAAGCTTTTCGGCGCGTGGGAAATGAACTGGCTGCCCTACAACTACGCGCACGATGTCAAGTTGCCGCATTCCAACGGGCCGGAGCTGGGTTTCCTGATGTACCCCCAGACCGAGACGGCGAACGGCCGCAAGGACAGCCTCGACCCCAAGAACTTCAGCTACACGATCAAGGTGAGACAGGTCTAG